CGTGTAGCGGTAGGCGTCCTCGGGGTTCGTCTTGATGTCGAGGCAGGGGATCGCGACCCCCGGCGTGTAGGCGAGCGAGAGGTCGCGTTGCGTGGCGGTGGGTTTCGTCGCCACGACCTCGATCTTCCCGTGCGGTAGGCGCTCGTGGTATTCGAGGGCCTCTTCCTTGGTAGGTTTGTGCGGTTTCTGCATCGTTTCCGGCGTCGCCTATGGATTTCCTGGTTTAAGCGTTTGGCGCGTCAGGGTGACAGAAACAGGGCATTTCATCGTCAAACGCACGCCCGGGGCGATAGGCCTCCAGATGAAGCGAGTGCCGTTGGCGGGAACCGTTCGGCGCGCAAAACTTGCAAAGGCTTATCTTGACAGACAGCGAGACAAGGAAGTGACTGCGGCACTCGTTCCCTCGAAGCCGACGGCGGCCCCGCCGATGTGCGGCAACTGCAAGCGTTCTGCCACCCACATCCTCGGCGGTAGCTTCTCGAAGTTGAAATCGCCGCGAGTCTACTTCTGCGCCGATCACGCCCGCGAATGGAACCTCGCCCACAAATTCGGTGAGAAGGCGGCCGTGATACGCGCGGCTCCGGCGTAGTCGCCTCGACAGGATGACGCGGGGCGCGATCCGGCATCCGTCCCGGCGCACATGTTCGGCGATCGACGCCCGACTTGTGCGCGATTCCGGGTAGCCCTCCCACAGGTCGGTTTGAAGGGCGACCACTCGCTGCTCCCTCCACAAGAGGCCTCGCCTCGTGACCCCGTCGGAGCGCGTAACACGCCGTCGGCTCGGTCGTGTCGTGGCGACCTCCGATGGCTGACCTTTATCCTTGGCAGGGAACGTATGAGCGTTTCGGCAAACGTTTAAGACCGGGAGGGGCCAGGGCTAGGTTCTGAAGAAGGCTGAAACCTTTGGCAAGAGACAATCCAAAGAGGGTGGGCCCGTTGGGACCGTCCAGGCTGCGACGTCGCCACATCGTCTACAACGCGATCCTGTCAAGTCTCCTGGTCGCGTCCGCCGCCATCGCGGCCGTCACGATAACGTACAACACGTCGAGCACCATCACGCCATCGCTCAAAGCACCGCCGATGATCTGGGCGGGAGGGCCCGACAGTTCCGGCAACAATTTCGTCGCCTCGTTCTCGTTGAGCAGCAATGCCACGTATTACACGATCACGATCAAGCCGGTGCCAGAGGCGAACGTGACGTTCAGCAACTTCACGACGCTCCGGAACCAGGCGAGCGAGGCCTACACGGTCACCGTCACCGGGACGAGCGTCTCATCGAACACCAAGATACTGGAGATGAAGATGGTCTTCCACAACTACGTGTCCGATTCGGTCGTAGCGACGCTCGATTTCCGCGCGGGTTCGCCGTCCGCTAGCCTTGGAAGCGTGTCGGCCTCCGCCTACATGTACACCGTCCTCTTCATCAAACTCGACACCGGGACGAACGCTGCCGACCTGCCATCAAGCGTAACAGTGTCCCTTACCGTAGCGCCGTGATTCGCATGACGGAGATCACCGACCCAGAGTTCCTCATGAAGGCCGCCACCCTCCTTGGAGTGGCCGTGAGCGCCATCGGGGCGAATTGGCAAAGGCTCGACGGTCGCGAACAGGCGTCATGTCTTATCCTCGCCGGCGCCGGGGCCCTGCTCATGATAGGGAACGCGGAGATCGCCGCCCGACCTTATGGGCTTGCGCTCGACATCGCGTACCTGGTGGCCGCCTCCGTGCCGGTGGCCCGCCACTTGGTCTACGAAGCGCTCGAGTATGGAGGAGAGCGACGCACCGGGCCGGTGGGAAATCGAAGGCGTTAGAACGGCCGGTGGTGACGCCACGCGCCGCACGCCGCTGATCGTCTTTCTCGTCGTAGCAGGCTTGACGCAAGGCGTGAGCATCATCTACAACACCGGTTCCGAGAACGCCGTCTCGCTGTTCCAGCAGTCGGAGATCCCGATACAACTGGCTGCCGGTCCCCAAGGGTCGACGACCATCAATGCGAACAAGACCGGTTCGCTTTCGTCAGTCACGGGAGGGCTCGCCGCCGCATCCTTCAACACCACGTTCGTCAACGACACGTCTGCGACGGCCTACCGCATCCGTTTCACGCACGTCTCGACGTCGGGGACTTTCTCGGAGTGCGTCCAGTGTGACATACAACTACGGGCGGGAACGACCACCAGCACCCAGATCAGTTACTCGCTTGGTTCACTCGTGACGAGTCAGGGCGCATACCAGACCATCGATGCACCCGGTGGGGCGGCATCGAGTTGGCACATCTGGGCCGTCGCAACGCGAACCGTCCTCGCGGACCAGGTCGTGACCGTGGCCTACGTGATGGAAATAGTCCCCACGGGGGGCACGTCGCCTAGTGTCGTTTACTTCAACATGACCATGAAGTTCACCGTGTAGGGGACGTTTTCTTGGCACCGCCGCATCGGTGTCGTCAAGTCGGGCCCTTTGGGCAGAATGTGCCTTTCCGCCATGCGGCGGTTCTTGGGATTTGAACCGGTCCCAGTCGTCGTCACGGCTTAAGAAGGGGCTGTTTGGAAAGGCCGCCGTGCCATTGGCCGAAGCGCCCGTTGGACGTTTTTCACAACTTGTGGGGTTTATCTCAGCGCGACATCTCAACGTTCATCGGTGTCCGATTGACGACGAGACCTTCAGCCGCGAACGTGATTGGAAAGTTTGGAATCGGGTCGACGCGGGCCGAAAGCCTTCTGCCGCTTCTTACCGTGCCCGTCGCTTTGGTCCTCGTCGCCGGGGCCGCGCTCGCAGCGATGACGGTCTCGTACGCCAACACGTCCTCGACCTCACACTCGCTCAAAGCACCCCCCATAATCTGGATCGCGGGCCCCGACAGTTCAGGAAACAACTTCGTCTCCTCATGGAGCCTTTCGAGCAACGCCACGTACTTCAGCGTCACGTTGATGCCCGTCCCGGAGGCGAATGTGACATGGGGCAACCTCACGACCATCAAGAACCAGGACACGTCGGCCTACACGGTGACGGTCACCGGGAGTAGCGTGTCCGGAAGCTCCAAGGTCCTCGACTACAGGATGGAGTTTCGCAACTACGTGACGGACGCGCTCATCGGCACGCTGAACCTGCGCGATGCCTCGCCATCGGCAAGCCTCGGCTCCATGGCGGCGGGCGCGCAGTGGTACGTAAAGACTTACGTGAAGCTCGACACGGCGACCAACGCCGCCGATCTCCCGTCGAGCGTCACCGTCTCCATCTCCCTCGCGTAGGTGAACACATGGAAACCGTCTCGACCGAGCTGATGATGAAGGCGCTGACGCTGGTGGGCGTCGTGTCTTCGTCCGCGACCATGAGCTGGACGCCTATCCCGGTGCGTCGCCGCGCGGCGCTCCTTGCGATAGCCGGTGCGGGCGTCATCCTGATGTTCATGAACGCAGCCATCGCGGGCTCCCCGCTTGCCATGTGGGTGGACGCCGCCTACGCGACGCTTGCGATCGGTGCCTCGGGAGCATGGTCATTTGATTCGACACGGCCCGCGGGCCGGCCCATGAACGAGGCCAAGAGCCAGGCTGCCGCGAAGGCGCCGGCCGTAGGCCTTCACGCGGCGTCTGCCCTGCTCCCGCCACCCCTGTCCACTCTTGGCATCGGTCGCATCGACTGGCATCATGCGCCGGCCTTCACGCCGCTGCCGGGAAGTCCCATTCCTGACATGCCGGGCGCCGCGGTCGCCTCGACGCCGCGCCCCGCCCGCCACAGTCCAGCCGCGCCGCCGACCGTCATGGCCCGCCGCACGCGTGGCGCCGCCACCGACCAAGAGCGCCAGGGAGCGACCTGAGACCGTGCGCGGATCGGGCTTCGCGGCCGTCGCCATGGCACTCATGCTCATCGGCCCCGTCGAAGCCGTCTCCAGCGTCGCAGGTACGGACAACACGATAACGCATTCGCTCCTTACGGGAAGCGGCGTGCCCGTGCAGCTTTTCGCCGGCGTGGACGGAGCCACGACCGTCGGGTCCGCAAACACTAGCGTCGTCTCGCACGTCACGGGTGGTCAACTATCCGCGAGCACGTACAACACGACCCATGTGGAGAACAAGGGGTCGCAATCGGTGCGCGTCCGCATCGCGTTCGTCTCATGGACGGGAACGACCACCGATTGCGTGACGTGCAACATCGAACTTCGACGTTCATCCACCACTGCGAGCCAGATAGTCATTTCCAACGGCGTCGTGACACAGAGCGTCGGCTCGTGGGTCACGATCGATGGGACCGGCGGCGCCGCGACCAAATGGTACGTCTACGCGGTCGCCCGACGCACGGTCCTCGCAGACAACGTGGTTCCCGTCGATTATTCTATCGAGATCGCCCCGTCGACATCGTTGTCGCCTTCGGTCCAGTACCACAACAACACGATGGAGTTCACGGTCTGACGTTGGGCTTCCTAACCGACCGATGACGTGCAATATGGGCATCGCTTTGCACCCAACGGAATCGTCATGGCGCACTCGGGACAGGGTTTCGTCGTTGCCGTGCGCCCCTTCGGGCTCTCGGCGAGACGGTTGATCGTCCGTATCATCATGAAAAGGGCCGCCGCGACTATCGTGAAGGTCATGAGGGAGTTGAGGAAAAGACCGAACCGCCAAGTGACCGCGCCGGCTGTCTTGGCAGCGTCGAGCGTCGCGTAGGGCCCCGAGGGCGCCCCCTGCCGCAAGACGACGAACAGGTTCGTGAAATCCGTCCCCCCCATGAGAAGGCCGATGACGGGCATCAGGAGGTCGTCGGTGAAAGACTTGATTATCGCCCCGAACGCAACGCCAATCACGACCCCGACGGCGAGGTCGACCACGTTCCCGCGCATGATGAACTTCTTGAACTCTTCGATCATGAGGGATCGTGCGGGAATCGCGACCGGCGTATTTATGGCGTTGGGGCGTGCACGAATACGCGTTCCACCCGCACTGCACAGAACTTGCACCCCGGCGACCCTGAAAAGGGTCGATCGTTCCGGCGGGGTCTCAGCTTCGCCTCGACCCCACCGTGTTTGGTCCTGCGCGTTCCACCCGCACCGCACAAAACTTGAACTCAGGTATCTTCGCGTACGGGTCCAACGCATCGATTGTGAGAAGGTTCGCCGCTGCCTCCTTGAAGTGGAACGGGATGAATACGGTCTTCTTAGGCACGCGCCGACCGACTTTCGAGCGCAACGTGACATCCCCGCGCCGCGAGGAGACCTTCACGGTCTCGCCATCCCGTATCCCGGTCAGTTCCGCATCCTCCTCGTGCATCTCGACGAACGCGTCCGGGCTAATGTCGTCGAGCACCGCGGCCCTTCGGGT
The DNA window shown above is from Euryarchaeota archaeon and carries:
- the mscL gene encoding large conductance mechanosensitive channel protein MscL produces the protein MIEEFKKFIMRGNVVDLAVGVVIGVAFGAIIKSFTDDLLMPVIGLLMGGTDFTNLFVVLRQGAPSGPYATLDAAKTAGAVTWRFGLFLNSLMTFTIVAAALFMMIRTINRLAESPKGRTATTKPCPECAMTIPLGAKRCPYCTSSVG